The Streptomyces bacillaris sequence GGTGCGTAATGGTCTTGACGTTGCGGGCGACGTTGCGGGGCAGTTCGTCTTCGCGGACGGCATGCTCCAGTGCCGATTTGAGCACCGAGTGCACGTAGGTCACGGTCAAAGGGGACAGCCGTTTCTGGCAGCACTCGCCGATGGCGCAGCACCTCTTCCGTTCGGTGTCCAGGCCCTGGGTGCAGCACTGGCAGGTGGCGCGGAGCCGGTCGAGGAAGGTACGCACGTCCTTGGCCGTGAGGCGGGCGACCTTCTTGGTGCCGAGTCCGGGGATGAGGTGGAGGCGGACGCAGGCGGCGTATCGGGTGTGGGTGTTCTCGCGGAGCCGGTGGATGGCGACGCTGCCGAGCCAGTAAGCGAGGTAGTCGCCGACGGTGCGGCGGTGGCGACGGGGAGGCCGCGGTTGCTGTCGGCGATCTTCTCGGCGAGCTTGTCGGCGGCTTCTCTACGGGTGGTGCCATAGACGCGGACGCGTTTGCGGGTGCCGTTGGCGGCGAGGACGTAGCCGGCGGCTTCCCAGCGGCCGTCCTTGCGCTGGTAGATGGTGCCTTCGCCGTTGGCGCGGGCCTTCTTGCGCTTGGGGGCGGTCATAGGGCGGCCTCTTCCAGGTGGCGTTGGACGTAGTCAGCGAGGGCGTGGGCGGGGATGCGGCGGGCGCGGCCGATGGTCAGCGAGGCCAGGCGGCGGGTGCGCAGGAGGTCGTAGAGGGCGGAGCGGCCGATCTTGAGTCGGGCCATGGCCTCGGGGACGGTGAGGAGTTCGTCGTCACGCACGAGTCGCTACCTCCTGTTCGCCCGTCGGGCCGCCGTCGATGAGTGCGGCGAGGCGTTCGAGGTCGGGGGTGAGGCCGGTGCCGTCGTAGGCCCAGTGGGCGAGGACGAGGGTGGTCGGGGAGGTCGGAGGGGTGTGGCGGCGGTGCCAGGCGGCGCGTGCGGCCCGGAGGGCGCCGAGGGTGGTGGAGTAGGCGCGGGTCTTGGTGGAGAAGTGGCCGCGGAAGCCGAGCATGTGGGCCCACTTGCGCAGGTTCAGGTGCTTGAGGTCGTCGCGGTTGCCGAGGGCCCAGGCGGTGCGGATCATGCGGGCGGCGTGCTCGGGTACGGACTCGAACCAGAGGTCGGTGATCCTCTTCAGCCGGTGGTCGAGGGTGCCGGTCGCGGCTTCGGTGCCCTTGGTGGCGTACTTGGCGACGTATCCGGC is a genomic window containing:
- a CDS encoding helix-turn-helix domain-containing protein, whose product is MRDDELLTVPEAMARLKIGRSALYDLLRTRRLASLTIGRARRIPAHALADYVQRHLEEAAL